AATATTTAAACCATTTTCATTTCCATTTCAGATCTTCCCGCCGGAGTTCATGTGGAAGAAATCGAAATACCAGTGCCTTGGGGTCACGTAGCAGCCCGCTGGTGGGGTCAGCGCAACAAGCAACCCCTTATAGCCATCCACGGGTGGCAAGACAACGCTGGGACTTGGGACAACCTCATCCCTTTGCTTCCCGCGAACACTTCCGTCCTTTGCCTTGACCTACCCGGACATGGATTGTCCTCGCCGTATCCTAAAGGAATGCTTTATTACATATTCTGGGACGGGATAGTCCTTTTGAGGAGGATAGTGAAGTATTTTAAGTGGCAGAAAATTTCTCTAATGGGACATTCATTAGGCGGAGCGTTAAGTTTCATGTACGCAGCGTCATTCCCCGACGATGTAGACAAGATCATCTGTATAGACATCGCAAGCCCCGCTGTCAGAGTGCCTGGACATATGGTGCAAAATACAGGCATGATTATAGATAAGAATCTTGAATACGAAAACTTATCGGAAGATAAGATACCGTGTTACGAATACGAGGAAATGATTGATATAGTGTGCGATGCGTATAAAGGTTCAGTTTCTAGAGAAAATTGTAAGGTTTTGATGAAACGAGGCATGGCTCCCACTCCTGCGCATATGAAGAAGAAAGGTTATTACTTCAAACGCGATCCGAGACTCAAAGTTGCGGGTCTTGCGCAGATGTCCATAGAAACGGCTTTAGAATACGCAAGTAAGGTTACGTGTAAAGTGTTGAATATAAGGGCTTTACCTGGGCAGAAATGGGAAAGGCTAGATTACTATTTAGATGTAGTGGAGAAGTTAAAACAGACCGCGACGGTCACTTACGTAGAGGTGGAAGGA
This genomic stretch from Maniola jurtina chromosome 15, ilManJurt1.1, whole genome shotgun sequence harbors:
- the LOC123872722 gene encoding probable serine hydrolase, producing the protein MAEVKLNGHHNEDLPAGVHVEEIEIPVPWGHVAARWWGQRNKQPLIAIHGWQDNAGTWDNLIPLLPANTSVLCLDLPGHGLSSPYPKGMLYYIFWDGIVLLRRIVKYFKWQKISLMGHSLGGALSFMYAASFPDDVDKIICIDIASPAVRVPGHMVQNTGMIIDKNLEYENLSEDKIPCYEYEEMIDIVCDAYKGSVSRENCKVLMKRGMAPTPAHMKKKGYYFKRDPRLKVAGLAQMSIETALEYASKVTCKVLNIRALPGQKWERLDYYLDVVEKLKQTATVTYVEVEGTHHVQLNAPENIVNIIEDFLELY